From Desulfonatronovibrio hydrogenovorans DSM 9292:
GGACCGAATAATCGGACCCTACCTGGACAACTGCGGTTTCTTTTCCCTGGAAAACGGGGGAGGAGCCCATTTTCACGTGGCCATGATGGCCAATATGACCTATCCCTTTACTGAGGCCAGAGAATGGAATCAGTTTGCACCAAAGACTCTCAAACAGATACTGATCAGGTCCACCAATGTTCTGGGCTACAAGCCTCAACCCAAAAATATCATGCGTCTGACCGGAGAAATGATCTGTGAAGACTATGACGTGATCAGGTGTTTTGATTTTCTTAACCATATTGAAAACATGATTCCATTTGCCGAAGTGGCCATGAGTTCAAGAAAGAATATATTTGAACCGGCTATTTCCCTTTCCTATGCCCAGGGATTTGATATCAGCCATTACATGGGGGTGGTCAGTGAAATCCTTGAAATGGTCAAAAAGGTAACCGGACTGCCAGAGTCTGTTGCCCAGAAGAAGTTTATAATCGGGCTCAAGGATATGGCCGGGGTCTGTCCGCCATTTTTCATCAGGGAGTTGGTTGGTGAGATAAGGAAAAAATATCCGGATCTGGTTGTCCACTATCATCGCCATTATACTGATGGTCTTTTTGTCCCGGCCGTGGCAGAAGCGGCCAGGGCTGGAGCTCATATTGTGGATACAGCCATTGGAGCTGCTGTCAGATGGTATGGCCAGGGAGAGGTCCTTTCCACAGCCGCCTATATTGAAGAACTGGGCATGAAGACCAACCTGAACAAGGAAATGATCCGCAAGTGCGGCTTTGTTCTTAAGCAGGTCATGCCCTACTATGACCGCTACACAGCCCCATATTTCCAGGGGATCGACTATGACGTGGTTGACCACGGCATGCCCGGAGGAGCCACTTCTTCTTCCCAGGAAGGGGCCATGAAGCAGGGATACATTCATCTTCTGCCCTACATGCTCAGGTTTCTGGCCGGCATCAGAAAGATAGTCCGCTATCATGACGTTACTCCAGGCTCTCAGATAACCTGGAACACGGCCTTTCTGGCCATCACCAATGTTCACAAGGAAAAGGGTGAAAATGGAGTGCGCCGACTGCTCAAGGTGCTGGACAAGGTGAACAGCGTACCTGAAAGTGAACTGGATCAGGAAACCAAACAGGCCAGGCTGGAGATCTACAGACACAGCAACGACGCCTTCAGAAATCTTTTGCTGGGTAAATTCGGGCGACTGCCTCTGGGCTTTCCACCGGACTGGGTCTATGAAAGTGCTTTTGGTGAAAAATATCAGGAGGCCATCCAGTCCAGGACCGAAGACTCACCTCTTTTGAGTCTCAAAGACGTTGACATTAATGCAGAAAGGGAAAATCTGATAGGGCATATCGACCGTGAACCCTCCAGGGAAGAGCTGGTCCTGTACCTTAATCATCCCGGGGATGCTCTGAACACCATCCAGTTTAAATGCCAGTTCGGGGATCCCAACCAGTTACCCCTGGATGTATGGTTTGAAGGTCTTAATTCTGGAGAGGAAATGGTTTTCCTGGACAGCAACGGAAAACCCAGAAACATGGTAATTCTGGATATCTCAGCCCCTGACGTCAACGGCATGAGTGTAGTCAGGTACTCCCTTGATTCGGAATTTCTGACCTTTCAGGTCAAGGTTAGGGAAGGGTACGGCTCAGCCAAGGACTCTCTGGAAATGGCTGACCCGGATAATATTTATCACGTGGGGGCGCCCCACAACTGCGATCTCTGGGTGATGCATGTCAAGCCTGGGGATAAGGTCAAAAAAGGTGAAGAGCTTTTTAATATTTCCATCATGAAACAGGAAAAGGCAGTGACTTCACCGGTGGAAGGTGTGGTCCGAAGGGTGCTCAAGTTTGCAGACTATCAAGAGGACAAGATCATGGTCCCGGTCAGGGAAGGGGAACTCCTGGTTGAACTTGGACCTGTGCCTAATACCTGCTCTGGGTGCGGAAACCATATTATTCTTGAGGACTGCAAGTTTTGTCCGGAGTGTGGCCGGAGGGTCGGCTGATCTATGGTTTTCCGGTTGCAAAAAAGTCCAAATTGAAGTTGACGACCCAATGGCCTAACAGCTACTAAAATGGCGTCTTTCTCAAAACAGCTTTGAAACTTTTCTTTTTGGTAAAGATTAAAGAATGATCCAAAGGAGAGCAAGGAATGGCAAAGTCCACCAAGCAACAGGATGAAAAAAAAGGTCCGGCAAAGGCCAGCAAGTCCGACGCCAGGAAGATGGAAAAAATTCAGAAGATAAAGTCGCAGCTGGTTCTAAACGCCAAGGATATAATGGATATAGGTGTTGAATCGGAATTGCTGGTGGGCGGTAAGAACTACAACACTGCCATAATGAATACCATTGAGAATATCAGGGCTCCCCAGTTCCGGGCCATTTCAGCCAATGCCTTTCACAGCCTGCTGGATGAAACCAAGGTCAACGCAGCAGTCCTCAGATCCGCAGTGGACAAGGAATATGATGCCATCGACTGGAATGACGAGGTCATTAATACTGATTCCGAATTCCTGCGCAAGTTTGTGCGCAAGCTGGCCATGAAGATAAAAAGGTCCCTCAAGACTGAAGGAACCCTGATCAAGCTGAGGACTTTTATTAATAATGTGGTTGAAGGCTTTGCTGTATCTCCTGAAGGAATTGATCAGCTCAGAAAAAGATCCGTCCTGGTGCAGGTGGCTATTTTGAGTGTGGACCTGCCTGCTGAAGTTGAAGATGCTGTCCGCCAGGCCTACAGATCCATCTGTAAGGAGGCCGGGCAGGAAAATGTTCCAGTGGCAGTCAGATCCTCTGCAGCCGGGGAGGATAGCCGGAAAAAGGCCTTTGCCGGACTCCAGGATACATATTTGAATATTGTGGGTGAGAATAATGTGGTTGAGGCTTACCACTGGGACTGTGCCTCGGCCTACAACCTGCGCAGCATGACCTACCGCAGAGAGGCCATCCTGGATGCAGTGGCCAAGGCCGAGAGGACCGGTGATGATTCCATTGCCTCCAAAGCCAAGGAAGAGTGGTCTATTGAGAACACCTCGCTTTCAGTATGCATAATGCGCATGATCAATCCGGTGATTTCCGGCACCGCCTTCAGTGCTGACACTTCTACTGGCTGTCGCGGGACAGACCGTATGGATCTGGTATCAATTGATGCCAGTTACGGGCTTGGCGAGGCCGTGGTCAGCGGCATGGTCACTCCTGACAAGTTTTTTGTGTTTCAGCGCGATGACGGAGAAGAGGTGGTCATCAGGAATATGGGGTTCAAGGACAAAAAAATAGTCTACGATGAAACCGGCGCCGGGACCAAGGAAGAGTCGGTCCCCCAGGATATGATCTTTCGCTGGTCCTTGTCCCTGGCCCAGGCTGAAATGGTGGCCAAGGGGGTGCGGGCCATCAGCAAGGCTTACAACGGAATGATCATGGACACTGAGTTCTGCATTGATAAGTGGGACCGGCTGTGGTTTGTCCAGGCCAGACCGGAGACCAGGTGGAACGAGGAGTTTGAGAAATACCCCCACACCATATACATGCGCCGGATGGAGGTGGATGAAAAATTACTGCCCAGGGCTGAAGTCATTCTTGAGGGCAATGGAGCATCCAGAGGAGCAGGACAGGGCACCATCAAATTTCTGCGTTCCGCCCTGGAGCTGAACAAAATTAATAAAGGAGATGTTCTGGCTGCTGACCGAACCGACCCGGACATGGTTCCGGGAATGCGCATTGCATCGGCCATACTGGCTGATGCTGGTGGTGATACCAGCCATGCGGCCATTACTTCAAGAGAGCTGGGCATTCCTGCGGTCATCGGCATCAAGCGGCTGGAAGCCCTGAGGGCCCTGGATGGCCAGGAAGTGACTGTTGATGGTTCCAGAGGTCAGGTCTACCGGGGGCTTATTCCGCTTGTTGAAGT
This genomic window contains:
- a CDS encoding pyruvate carboxylase, whose protein sequence is MGMKTFEQIVSELKGKRILVANRGIPARRIVRSIREVFHAIPVMTATDVDKTAPFTSGAQELLLLGKNSRAYLDIDRIIKRAKALDILAIHPGWGFASEDFSFPTKCNDAGMVFIGPDPEAMETLGNKVAVRNLAKKIGVPVVPGSEGAVTVEEALDLAFEMGFPVMLKAEGGGGGRGIYEVYREEQLERAYAKASALALASFGNPRLYVEKLLTSIRHIEIQVIADKHGNVFAFDERDCTLQRNHQKLVEITPSPWPKMTEELREQLKEYARKLIRAVNYHSLATVEFLVDGDGNPYLIEVNTRLQVEHGITECRYGIDLVEEQIAVSFGSKLRFSEENMKPTNQAMQVRVNCEDPQKKFSPNAGLVTRYQSPGGQGVRVDSCITAGYNFPSQYDSAASLLIVYGKTWEKILGTMERALREYIIGGIKTTIPFHRKIITHPKFRTGEYDTNFVTNTPELMVYRDQEPEAHRLSCLVAEISAKGYNPYVQLGEYRSVHDKRMGRFNPVLPHLGDDYVSPYPRGDRDGILDYIRNSDHVHFCDTTTRDITQSNSGNRFRLAEDRIIGPYLDNCGFFSLENGGGAHFHVAMMANMTYPFTEAREWNQFAPKTLKQILIRSTNVLGYKPQPKNIMRLTGEMICEDYDVIRCFDFLNHIENMIPFAEVAMSSRKNIFEPAISLSYAQGFDISHYMGVVSEILEMVKKVTGLPESVAQKKFIIGLKDMAGVCPPFFIRELVGEIRKKYPDLVVHYHRHYTDGLFVPAVAEAARAGAHIVDTAIGAAVRWYGQGEVLSTAAYIEELGMKTNLNKEMIRKCGFVLKQVMPYYDRYTAPYFQGIDYDVVDHGMPGGATSSSQEGAMKQGYIHLLPYMLRFLAGIRKIVRYHDVTPGSQITWNTAFLAITNVHKEKGENGVRRLLKVLDKVNSVPESELDQETKQARLEIYRHSNDAFRNLLLGKFGRLPLGFPPDWVYESAFGEKYQEAIQSRTEDSPLLSLKDVDINAERENLIGHIDREPSREELVLYLNHPGDALNTIQFKCQFGDPNQLPLDVWFEGLNSGEEMVFLDSNGKPRNMVILDISAPDVNGMSVVRYSLDSEFLTFQVKVREGYGSAKDSLEMADPDNIYHVGAPHNCDLWVMHVKPGDKVKKGEELFNISIMKQEKAVTSPVEGVVRRVLKFADYQEDKIMVPVREGELLVELGPVPNTCSGCGNHIILEDCKFCPECGRRVG